The DNA segment TCGTGCACGGGATCCCCGGCGGCCGTGTCCTCGAGCCCGGTGACATCGTCTCGATCGACAGCGGCGCCGAGATCGACGGCTGGAACGGCGACTCCGCCATGACGATCGTCCTGCCCGACGCCGAGCGCCCCGACGAGGTCGCGCGCCGCGAGGCGCTGTCCCGCGTCACCGAGGGCTCGCTCTGGCGCGGCATCGCAGCTCTGGCGTCCGCCCGGCACCTCAACGAGGTGGGCGCGGCGATCGAGGAGTACATCGAGGACGAGGCGGAGGCCTCCGGCGCCGTCTACGGCATCCTCACCGACTACATCGGCCACGGCATCGGCCGGACGATGCACGAGGCGCCGCCGGTGTTCAACTACCGGGTCCGCCAGCGCGGCCCGGAGGTGAAGCCCGGTCTCGTCGTCGCCATCGAGCCGATGGTCACCGCGGGCAGTGCCGAGACGGTCGTCCGCGAGGACGACTGGACGGTGGCGACCATCGACGGCAGCATGTCGGCGCACTGGGAGCACTCGGTCGCGGTGCACCGCGACGGCATCTGGGTGACGACGCTCGCCGACGGCGGCGCTGCGGGCCTGGCGCCGTACGGGATCGTGCCGACGCCGATCGCCTGAGACGCTCCGGCGTCCGGCCGCGCCTCGGCGAGGTCACATCGGGGGAGCGCCGGCCGCCGCGCGGACGGCGGCGACGCTCGTGGCGACATCGGCGGCGTCGGTGGACCAGTTGCTCACCGAGATCCGCAGGACGTCCCGCCCCCGCCAGTGGGAGCCGGACATCCAGACGGTCCCGTCCTCGATCAGCCGGCGGGTCACCTCCCGGGTCCGCTCGTCGGACTCGAAGGCCAGGCAGACCTGGGTGAAGACGACCTCGTTCAGCACGGTGACGCCCGGGATCGCCGAGAGCTGATCCGCCAGATCCCGCGCGGCGGCGACCAGTCCGTCGACCAGGGAGACGAGGCCGCCTCGGCCGAGCTGGCGCAGGGCCGCCCACACCGGGACACCGCGCGCCCGGCGGGACATCTCCGGTGTCAGGTCCATGGGGTCGGGCTCGTCGCCGTCGGCTCGGATCAGGTAGGCCGTCCGGGTCCCCAGTGCCGCTCCCGCGGCGCCGCTCCGCGCCACGACGGCGACTCCGCAGTCGTACGGCACGTTGAGCGTCTTGTGCGCGTCCGTCGCCCAGGAGTCCGCCGTCTCGATGCCGCGCAGGAGCGGACGGAGCGCGGGGCTGGCTCCCGCCCACAACCCGAAGGCGCCGTCGACGTGGACCCACGCGCCGTGCCCGTGCGCGACCGCGATCGCGTCGGCCATCGGATCGAAGGCGCCGGAGTGCAGGTTCCCCGCCTGGAGGCAGACGATCACGGGGCCGTCCGCACGCTTCAGCGCGACGCGGAGGGCGTCGACGAGGAGGCGGCCCTGGTCGTCGGTGTCGACGACAGCGGGTGCCCCGAGCCCCAGGTAGCGCAGGGCGAGGTCGACGGAGGTGTGCCGCTCCGCTCCGGCGAGCACGGTGAGCCGCGGTGCTCCCTGCAGGCCGTGGGCGTTCACGTCCCAGCCGACCCGATCCAGTGCGAAGGCGCGGGCGGCGGCCAGCCCCACGAAGTTCGCCATCGTCGCCCCGGTGGTGAAGCCGACGTCCGCCGTCGCCGGGAGCCCGAGGGCGGCGAGCAGCCACTCGCCGGCGATCTGCTCGACGGCGGCGGTCGCCGGTGAGGCGTAGCGCATGGCGGCGTTCTGATCCCAGGCGCTGACCAGCCAGTCCGCGCCGAGTGCGGCGGGCAGGGTGCCGCCGATCACCCAGCCGAAGAAGCGCCCGGAGGGCATCGCCATCAGTCCGGGCTCGGCGAGCGTCGCGAGCTCCTCCACCACGGCGGCGGGCTCGAGCGGGCCCTCCTGCCACGGCCCGCCGAACCTCTCCGCCATCTGCTCGACGGTCCTGGACGGCGGTATCGGCCGACCCGGAAGGGACTCGATCCACCGCATCGCGGCGGCGGACGATCGATCCAGCGCAGAACGGTAGACCTCGGGATCGACAGACATGGGATGCTCCTTCGTCGCAGCGATCGGGGGCGCCCCCTGCCGAGTCTGGCCGCCCACCCCCGGCAGGGACAGGGGCACGCCCGGATCGGGTTTCCTGGAGCGGCGGATCGGGCGCCGCGCATTGTGCAGGGGCGTGTGGAGACCCGGCGTGCTTGCGGGGGCGGATCTCGATACGCCCGCTGCACGGGCTACTCGATCAGCATGGGCGCGCGGGCTACTCGATCAGCACGGGTGCTCGGGTGCGCTGCTTCCGGAGGGGGTGGCCGATACATGCTGGTCGAGTAGCCCCGCAGGGGCGTATCGAGACCTGCCGTCGTCAGCAGGGCGGGTCTGCAGACTCGTCTTCTGACGCGGGTGGATCTCGATACGCCCTCTGCGAGGGCTACTCGATCAGCATGAAAGGACATGCTGGTCGAGTAGCCGCGGAGCGGCGTCTCGAGACCCGCGTCAGCTGTCGATGACGCGGACGAGCTCCTCGATGAAGCCGCCGAAGTCCGCGGAGCGGCGGATCAGGCGCTGCACCTCGGCGCGGTCGGCGAAGACCTCGACGAACTGGTCGAAGACCGACTGGAAGCTGCTGCGCCCGGCCGAGGCGAAGGCGATCATCGCGATCACGTTCACCCGCTGCTCGCCCCACGCCATCGGCACGTCGTTCACGACGATGGCGATCGCGGTCCGGCGCGCGCTCATCGCCATCGCGTGCGGGACGGCGAGATTGTCGGTGAACGCGGTGGAGCTCATCCGCTCGCGCTCGATCGCACCGTCGACGTAGTCCTCGTCGATGATGCCGCCGGCGATCATCCGCTCGCCGAGCAGCCGGATCATCGCCGGCTCGTCGCGGGCGTGCACGTTCCGGAAGAAGAGCGACTCGTCGAAGAACTGCAGCAGCTCGTCCTTGATCCGCGCGCGGCGGCGGTGCCGGCGCACCCGGGCGATCGCGCGGCGCACGGCGTCCACGTCGTGGTCGGTGAGGAACGGCTGCACCACGACGACGTCCTCGGAGGCGGGCCGCTCGTCGATCGTGGTGATCACCAGATCCGCGGTCAGGCGGTCCCAGTCGACGTCGCTCCGGGTGATCAGCGAGCGGACCTCCACCTCGGTGCCGAGCGAGCGCTCGACCCGCAGCCGCAGCATGTGCGCGAGGTCGTAGTAGTTGGGGCAGACGATGACGCAGGAGAGCCGCTCCTCGCGCCGGGACACCCGCTCGAGGAAGGAGCCGACGTGCAGGGCGATGTAGGCGATCTCGTCCTCGTTGACGGTGATCCCGCGCAGCCGCTGCAGTCCGCTCGCGAGGAACACCGCGATCTCGTAGGTCATCGGGAAGCTGGTCTTGATCGAGCGGGTGAGCGGGTTCCGCGAGTAGCCGCCCTCGGCCGCCCGCGCGACGAGGTTCCGCACGTGCAACGCGAGGCGGACGATGAAGCCCTCGTCGTCCAGGTCGACGAGGTACGCCTCGTTCACATCGGCGACGAGCTCGCGGACGACGGCGACGTCCTCCGGATCGAGGTAGTTCTCGACGACGGCGGCGACGGGCTCGTTCTGCCCCGGCGTCGCCACCCGCGTCGTCATCAGGATCGCGAGCTGGGCGAGCTCGGCGTCGGTGAGCCGCGTGGCGAAGTGGCGCTCGACCAGCTCGGCGAGCAGCGCGGCGAGCTCGCCGTGCACCGCGGGGGAGGGGCGCGAGCCCGACGGGTCGCCGATGCCCCGGGAGACGCGGTCGACGGCGATCGCGATGTGCAGCAGCACGCTGTTCACGCCGTAGTCGTTGATGTAGTAGCCGCGGGTCTCGAGCTCGGCCAGCAGCTCGGTCTTGAACGCGCCGAGACCGGGGGAGGCGAACTCGCGCTGCACGTCGTCGAGCGTGAAGACGCCCTGCGCGCTCTCGTCGCGGAACATCCGCGAGATCAGCCGGCGCCGGGCCTCCTCGCTGCCCTCGAGACGAACGGAAGGGCCGCGGCGCACGAGGGCCAGGCCGGACTCGTCCGCCAGCGCCTTCACCCGGCGCAGATCGGCGTCGATCGTCGACTCGCTGACGGAGAGCGTCTCCGCGAGCGCCGCGACGTCGAGTCCGTCGTCGGAGTCGACCAGGCGCCGGACGATGCTGTACAGCCGGTCGCGCGGGGTGTCCGGCTCGACGTCACGGAGCAGCCGGGTCTCGAGGAACGCCGTGTACGCGTCGCGCGCCAGCCGGTAGCCGTTGGCCGACGACTCCACGGGCTCCAGCGGGGCCGCCTGGGCCTTCACCGCCGTCACGTAGCTGCGGACGCTCCGGGTGGTGACCCCGAGCCGGTCAGCCAGCTCGTGCGCGGTCACCCAGCCGTCGGCGCGGGAGAGGTACTCCAGCAGTCGTTCGCGGTTGTCAGGCATCGGTCTTCCAGTCAACCATCTCCGGGCCGGCGGGGTCGGACCCGCGCCGAAGCCGCCGGGAGCGCTCTTCCGCCCCCGCGGAAGATTGTCTGCGGGGGGCGGACGCGCGGCCCCCGAGATGCTTGGATGAGGCAAGACCCGGACGCGAGGAGGCGAACGAGGTGCGCACGATCCTGATCGTCTGCGGTGCAGGCGCGTCGAGCACGTTCCTGGCCCACCGGCTGCGAGCGGGCGCGAAGCAGCGCGGCATCGATGCCGTGTTCCGATCCGAGACCCTTCCCGGTCTCGCGGACACTCTGCCCCAGGCGGACGTCCTCCTGGTCGGACCGCACCTCGAGCCGCAGTTCGACGAGCTCCGCCAGCGCGCGGTGCACGTCGGCGCCGCGGCAGCACTCCTCCCGCACGACGTCTTCGGGGCGCACGGTGCCGATGCCGTGCTCGACACCCTTCCCGTCCTCTTCGCCGCTCGCGCGGTCGTCGCGGGATCGGACGGGGACGCCCCACCTCCCGCCCCGGGCCTCGCGCCCGGCGCCGGGAACCACTGACGCAGTTCCGACTGCAGGATCAAGGAGAAACGTTCATGGTCGAGCGCACCGTGCAGGTTGCATCGTCGAAGGGCCTCCACGCCCGCCCCGCCTCGCTCTTCAGCCAGGCCGCGGCGAAGTCGGGTCAGAAGGTCCTGGTGAAGAAGGGCGAGGGCACCGCGGTGAACGCGGCCTCGATCCTCGGCATCATCTCGCTCGGCATCGAGCACGGCGACTCGCTGACCCTCTCGGTCGAGGGCGACAACGAGCAGGCGATCCTCGACGAGCTGTCCGAGTTCCTCAGCACTGATCACGATGCGTGACGCATAGCGTCACGAAAGGCGGCAGCCCCGGCGCACACGGCGCCGGCAGCCGCGGAAGACCGCGAGTCGTGACGGCGACCCTCAATGGGTCGCATCAGCTCCTCCTGACTTCCACCCCCTCGCCCCCACCGCCCTCTCACCGACGAGACGCACGACAGGAACCGGGAACCCATGACGCTGTCCACTCCTTCCACCGCCTACGCCTCCGCGAAGCTCCAGGGCACCGGAGTCGGCCGCGGCCTGGCCCTCGGGCCGGTGCTGCGCATGCCCGATCCGCTCCCCGAGCCCGAGGACACCGCCAGCACCCGCTCCGTCGCCCAGGAGGAGGAGCGCGCGGTCGCCTCGCTGTCGGCGACGGCAGCGACCATCCGCCACCGCGGTGAGCGCGCCGGCGGCTCGGCGAAGGACGTCCTCGACGCCCAGGCGCTGATGGCGGAGGACCCCTCGCTCGCGGACGACGTCAAGACCCGCCTCGCCGCGGGCAAGACCGCCGAGCGCGCGGTGCACGAGGCGTTCGCCGGCTTCCGCGACCTGCTGGTCGCGATGGGCGGCTACATGGCCGAGCGCGCGACCGACCTCGACGACGTCTCGCAGCGGGTCGTCGCCCACCTGCGCGGCGTCCCGGCGCCCGGCGTCCCGGAGTCGGACGAGCCGTTCGTGCTCGTCGCCCGCGACCTCGCGCCGGCCGACACCGCGCTGCTCGACCTCGAGAAGGTCCTCGGCCTGATCACGAGCGACGGCGGCCCGACCTCGCACACGGCGATCCTCGCCCGCGAGAAGTCGATCACCGCCATCGTCGGCACCACCGGGGCGCTCGACCTGCGCGACGGCCAGCTCGTCATCCTCGACGCGTCCTCCGGTGTCGTGACGGTGAACCCGTCCGACGTCGAGATCGGCGACGCGAAGTCCTCGATCGCGGAGCGCGCCGAGATGCTCGCCGCCCCCGTCGTCCCCGGCGCCCTCGCCGACGGTCACGCCGTGCCGCTGCTGGCGAACCTCGGCTCGGCCGACGGCGCCGAGAACGCCGTCGAGCTCGGCGCGGAGGGCGTGGGCCTGTTCCGCACCGAGTTCCTCTTCCTCGACGCGAAGGAGGCGCCGACCGTCGCCGAGCAGGCCGAGCAGTACACCCGCCTCCTCGCCGCCTTCCCCGGCCGCAAGGTCGTGGTGCGCGCGCTCGACGCCGGCGCCGACAAGCCGCTCGCCTTCCTCAACGACAACCACGAGGAGAACCCGGCGCTCGGCCTCCGCGGCCTCCGCGCCCTGCGCGCGAGCGAGCAGATCCTCCGCGACCAGCTCACCGCGCTCGCCCAGGCCGACGCCGCGACGGACGCCGACCTCTGGGTCATGGCGCCGATGGTCGCGACGGTCGACGAGACCCGCTACTTCACCTCCATGGCCAAGGAGCTCGGGATCCGCACCGCCGGCGTGATGGTGGAGGTCCCCTCCTCCGCCCTGCTCGCCGACCGGATCCTCGGAGTCGCCGACTTCGCCTCCATCGGCACCAACGACCTGACCCAGTACACCCTGGCAGCGGACC comes from the Rathayibacter festucae DSM 15932 genome and includes:
- the map gene encoding type I methionyl aminopeptidase, encoding MALRSSLYKTPAQLRSMIAPGLATAASLDAVRAAVRPGVSTLELDAIAEAAIVALGGHSNFQLVPGYRHTICASVNEEVVHGIPGGRVLEPGDIVSIDSGAEIDGWNGDSAMTIVLPDAERPDEVARREALSRVTEGSLWRGIAALASARHLNEVGAAIEEYIEDEAEASGAVYGILTDYIGHGIGRTMHEAPPVFNYRVRQRGPEVKPGLVVAIEPMVTAGSAETVVREDDWTVATIDGSMSAHWEHSVAVHRDGIWVTTLADGGAAGLAPYGIVPTPIA
- the ptsP gene encoding phosphoenolpyruvate--protein phosphotransferase; protein product: MTLSTPSTAYASAKLQGTGVGRGLALGPVLRMPDPLPEPEDTASTRSVAQEEERAVASLSATAATIRHRGERAGGSAKDVLDAQALMAEDPSLADDVKTRLAAGKTAERAVHEAFAGFRDLLVAMGGYMAERATDLDDVSQRVVAHLRGVPAPGVPESDEPFVLVARDLAPADTALLDLEKVLGLITSDGGPTSHTAILAREKSITAIVGTTGALDLRDGQLVILDASSGVVTVNPSDVEIGDAKSSIAERAEMLAAPVVPGALADGHAVPLLANLGSADGAENAVELGAEGVGLFRTEFLFLDAKEAPTVAEQAEQYTRLLAAFPGRKVVVRALDAGADKPLAFLNDNHEENPALGLRGLRALRASEQILRDQLTALAQADAATDADLWVMAPMVATVDETRYFTSMAKELGIRTAGVMVEVPSSALLADRILGVADFASIGTNDLTQYTLAADRMLGTVSAFQDPWHPAVLRLVGEVGRAGAALGKPVGICGEAAADPLLAVVLVGLGATTLSMSPSALADVRAELAEHTLEDAKRYAELALAADSAADARSAVTEAIAAS
- a CDS encoding PTS sugar transporter subunit IIB, translating into MRTILIVCGAGASSTFLAHRLRAGAKQRGIDAVFRSETLPGLADTLPQADVLLVGPHLEPQFDELRQRAVHVGAAAALLPHDVFGAHGADAVLDTLPVLFAARAVVAGSDGDAPPPAPGLAPGAGNH
- a CDS encoding HPr family phosphocarrier protein: MVERTVQVASSKGLHARPASLFSQAAAKSGQKVLVKKGEGTAVNAASILGIISLGIEHGDSLTLSVEGDNEQAILDELSEFLSTDHDA
- a CDS encoding BglG family transcription antiterminator, encoding MPDNRERLLEYLSRADGWVTAHELADRLGVTTRSVRSYVTAVKAQAAPLEPVESSANGYRLARDAYTAFLETRLLRDVEPDTPRDRLYSIVRRLVDSDDGLDVAALAETLSVSESTIDADLRRVKALADESGLALVRRGPSVRLEGSEEARRRLISRMFRDESAQGVFTLDDVQREFASPGLGAFKTELLAELETRGYYINDYGVNSVLLHIAIAVDRVSRGIGDPSGSRPSPAVHGELAALLAELVERHFATRLTDAELAQLAILMTTRVATPGQNEPVAAVVENYLDPEDVAVVRELVADVNEAYLVDLDDEGFIVRLALHVRNLVARAAEGGYSRNPLTRSIKTSFPMTYEIAVFLASGLQRLRGITVNEDEIAYIALHVGSFLERVSRREERLSCVIVCPNYYDLAHMLRLRVERSLGTEVEVRSLITRSDVDWDRLTADLVITTIDERPASEDVVVVQPFLTDHDVDAVRRAIARVRRHRRRARIKDELLQFFDESLFFRNVHARDEPAMIRLLGERMIAGGIIDEDYVDGAIERERMSSTAFTDNLAVPHAMAMSARRTAIAIVVNDVPMAWGEQRVNVIAMIAFASAGRSSFQSVFDQFVEVFADRAEVQRLIRRSADFGGFIEELVRVIDS
- a CDS encoding pyridoxal phosphate-dependent decarboxylase family protein, whose translation is MSVDPEVYRSALDRSSAAAMRWIESLPGRPIPPSRTVEQMAERFGGPWQEGPLEPAAVVEELATLAEPGLMAMPSGRFFGWVIGGTLPAALGADWLVSAWDQNAAMRYASPATAAVEQIAGEWLLAALGLPATADVGFTTGATMANFVGLAAARAFALDRVGWDVNAHGLQGAPRLTVLAGAERHTSVDLALRYLGLGAPAVVDTDDQGRLLVDALRVALKRADGPVIVCLQAGNLHSGAFDPMADAIAVAHGHGAWVHVDGAFGLWAGASPALRPLLRGIETADSWATDAHKTLNVPYDCGVAVVARSGAAGAALGTRTAYLIRADGDEPDPMDLTPEMSRRARGVPVWAALRQLGRGGLVSLVDGLVAAARDLADQLSAIPGVTVLNEVVFTQVCLAFESDERTREVTRRLIEDGTVWMSGSHWRGRDVLRISVSNWSTDAADVATSVAAVRAAAGAPPM